The following are from one region of the Edwardsiella tarda ATCC 15947 = NBRC 105688 genome:
- the murI gene encoding glutamate racemase, producing MATKPQDGNIISPVATPSDDVATAKPTVLVFDSGVGGLSVYQEIQALLPDLHYIYAFDNQGFPYGEKEAAFITERVLLIVEAIQRRHTLSAMVVACNTASTIVLPALRERFSFPVVGVVPAIKPAAKLTRNGIVGLLATRATVQRAYTHELVARFAADCQIKMLGSAELVEIAEAKLHGEAVELQRLRAILRPWLTMAEPPDTVVLGCTHFPLLRAELAQVLPVGTRMVDSGAAIARRVAWLIANQPTLTGTDRRNVAYATHCDAQTAALLPVLCQQGFDALEELSI from the coding sequence ATGGCTACCAAACCGCAGGACGGGAATATTATCTCTCCGGTAGCTACACCTTCTGATGATGTAGCCACTGCCAAGCCCACCGTGCTGGTGTTCGACTCTGGGGTCGGTGGGCTTTCCGTTTATCAAGAGATCCAAGCCTTATTGCCGGATCTCCACTATATCTATGCATTCGATAACCAAGGTTTCCCTTATGGGGAGAAAGAGGCTGCATTTATTACCGAGCGGGTGCTACTGATCGTTGAGGCGATTCAACGGCGTCATACGCTATCGGCTATGGTTGTGGCGTGTAATACAGCGAGTACCATTGTATTACCGGCATTGCGCGAGCGTTTTTCTTTTCCGGTCGTGGGTGTGGTTCCCGCTATCAAGCCTGCGGCGAAACTGACACGTAATGGGATCGTCGGCCTATTGGCGACGCGCGCCACCGTTCAACGTGCCTACACGCATGAACTCGTCGCTCGTTTTGCGGCTGATTGCCAGATTAAGATGTTAGGCTCGGCCGAGTTGGTCGAGATTGCCGAGGCTAAGTTACATGGTGAGGCAGTAGAACTACAACGGCTGCGTGCGATTTTGCGCCCATGGCTCACCATGGCTGAGCCACCGGATACGGTTGTACTAGGCTGTACCCATTTCCCGTTGTTACGTGCGGAATTGGCTCAAGTATTACCGGTAGGAACGCGGATGGTCGATTCGGGTGCCGCGATTGCGCGTCGGGTTGCTTGGCTGATTGCCAATCAGCCAACTCTGACTGGAACTGATCGGCGTAATGTCGCCTATGCGACGCATTGTGATGCGCAAACAGCGGCATTATTGCCCGTTTTATGCCAGCAGGGTTTCGATGCACTCGAAGAATTGTCCATATAA
- the btuB gene encoding TonB-dependent vitamin B12 receptor BtuB: MNNKYPVIAWLPLTVVAMPNVALAASSDMVVTASRFSQPVSTVLAPMDVVTRDEIERWQSKSLDEVMRRLPGVDIAQNGGLGQNSTLYLRGSEARQALILLDGIPLARPGISNVAALNKIPIAMVQRIEYIRGPRSAVYGSGAIGGVINIITLDAEPGARLGIGTGSNHYQQYDAGVRQQLGNTTLSLAGAFQSTEGFNVKPDSPYAPDGDRDGFRNKVLWGGVEHRFTQAWSGFVRGHGYSDASDYDAGKYGKASSGTQRQLYNHSYDMGLRYQSGVYASQLIAAYQRVKDYNYGPVYGRYGKGSSLDDLRQYNLQWGNTYRFDSGMLSAGADWQQQRLISSDIQKKQHYQRYDTGFYLSGQHKVGSVTLEASGRADNDQQFGWHGTWQSAAGWEFASGYRATLSYGTGFLSPSLGQQFGADRMNIKSNPDLRPEESRQWELGLSGLSGPLDWQLSAYRNQVRNLITYFSDPDTQQGQYLNIDSATIKGVEWVGSFDTWVVSHRITLQYIDPRDDKTGELLPRRSRHQGKYQLDWAMGSLEMDLAYQYYGRRNDSSAPGGKLPSYSTMDVSASYPVTSQLTVRGRIGNLLDKNYQTAYGYQTAGREYYLSGSYTF; this comes from the coding sequence ATGAATAACAAATATCCGGTTATTGCGTGGTTGCCGCTTACGGTCGTTGCTATGCCTAACGTTGCACTGGCCGCGTCGAGTGACATGGTCGTAACCGCGAGCCGTTTTAGCCAGCCCGTATCGACGGTGTTGGCTCCAATGGATGTGGTGACGCGCGATGAGATCGAGCGTTGGCAATCGAAGAGCCTCGATGAGGTAATGCGCCGTCTACCGGGGGTCGACATCGCCCAAAATGGGGGGTTAGGTCAGAACTCCACGCTTTATCTGCGTGGTAGCGAAGCGCGGCAGGCTCTCATCCTGCTGGACGGTATTCCGCTGGCGCGCCCGGGGATCAGTAATGTTGCCGCATTGAACAAGATCCCTATTGCCATGGTGCAGCGTATCGAATATATCCGTGGGCCGCGTTCGGCAGTTTACGGTTCTGGGGCCATCGGTGGTGTGATTAATATCATTACACTGGATGCGGAGCCGGGGGCGAGGTTGGGGATCGGGACTGGTTCGAATCATTATCAGCAATATGATGCCGGGGTACGCCAGCAGTTAGGGAATACAACACTCTCCTTGGCTGGTGCATTCCAATCGACGGAAGGATTTAATGTGAAGCCCGATTCCCCTTATGCACCTGACGGTGACCGTGATGGTTTCCGTAATAAGGTGCTATGGGGAGGGGTCGAGCATCGTTTTACGCAAGCGTGGTCAGGTTTTGTCCGTGGCCATGGCTATAGCGATGCCTCGGATTACGATGCGGGGAAATATGGTAAGGCGAGTAGTGGTACCCAGCGTCAGCTTTACAATCATAGCTATGATATGGGGCTGCGCTATCAGTCTGGAGTCTATGCTTCGCAGTTAATCGCGGCTTACCAGCGTGTTAAAGACTATAACTACGGTCCGGTCTATGGTCGCTATGGTAAGGGGAGTTCACTGGATGATCTGCGCCAGTATAACCTGCAATGGGGTAATACCTACCGTTTCGACAGCGGTATGCTGAGTGCCGGCGCCGACTGGCAGCAGCAACGCTTGATCTCATCGGATATCCAGAAGAAGCAACATTACCAGCGCTACGACACAGGGTTTTATCTGAGCGGCCAACACAAAGTGGGTAGCGTGACACTCGAGGCCTCCGGACGAGCGGATAATGATCAGCAATTTGGCTGGCATGGTACCTGGCAGAGCGCGGCTGGTTGGGAGTTTGCCTCTGGCTACCGAGCGACGCTCTCCTATGGTACCGGTTTTCTGTCACCCTCTTTGGGGCAACAGTTCGGTGCCGATCGGATGAATATCAAGAGTAACCCAGACTTGCGTCCAGAAGAGTCTCGCCAATGGGAGCTGGGATTAAGTGGGTTGAGTGGTCCGTTGGATTGGCAACTTTCGGCTTATCGTAATCAGGTGCGTAATCTGATCACCTATTTTAGCGATCCTGATACCCAACAAGGGCAGTACCTTAACATTGACTCAGCGACGATTAAGGGGGTGGAGTGGGTCGGCAGTTTTGATACTTGGGTAGTGAGTCATCGGATTACTTTGCAATATATCGATCCTCGAGATGATAAGACAGGCGAGCTATTGCCACGCCGTTCCCGTCATCAAGGTAAGTATCAATTGGATTGGGCAATGGGGTCGCTGGAGATGGATCTAGCCTACCAATATTATGGCCGCCGTAATGATAGCTCGGCTCCCGGTGGAAAACTTCCGAGTTATAGTACGATGGACGTTTCGGCCTCTTATCCTGTTACATCTCAACTGACGGTTCGTGGTAGAATTGGTAATCTTCTGGATAAAAATTACCAAACCGCTTATGGCTACCAAACCGCAGGACGGGAATATTATCTCTCCGGTAGCTACACCTTCTGA
- a CDS encoding 5'-nucleotidase, lipoprotein e(P4) family translates to MKHAFKLSLAAAMMVLAGCAAHPKDAQQSAQQQLSSQATLAVNWMQQSGEYQALSWQAFNVAKTAFLNNPAPKGSKKAVIVDIDETMLDNTPYAAWQIKQSRSFSEADWDKWVEARQAKALPGAASFAHFVLDHGGRVFYISNRTQQGLASTEANLKAQGFPDISAQTLLLKDSSGSNKVARFKRVSEMGYYPVLFVGDNLNDFTGETYHQANAQRKGFVAENHQKFGTQFIILPNPSYGDWEGGMAPGYWQQSAAGKLKIRDANLSAWHPSAQ, encoded by the coding sequence ATGAAGCATGCATTTAAATTGAGTCTGGCCGCCGCCATGATGGTGTTGGCCGGTTGCGCCGCCCATCCTAAGGATGCGCAGCAGAGTGCACAACAGCAACTGTCATCTCAGGCAACGCTGGCTGTTAACTGGATGCAGCAGTCAGGTGAGTATCAGGCGTTGTCCTGGCAGGCGTTCAATGTAGCGAAAACAGCATTTCTCAATAATCCGGCCCCGAAGGGGAGTAAGAAGGCGGTGATCGTCGATATCGATGAAACGATGTTGGATAACACTCCCTATGCGGCATGGCAGATTAAACAGTCGCGCAGTTTCAGCGAGGCGGATTGGGATAAGTGGGTAGAGGCACGCCAGGCGAAGGCACTACCGGGCGCGGCTTCCTTTGCGCACTTCGTGCTCGATCATGGTGGACGTGTCTTCTATATCTCCAACCGCACTCAGCAGGGCTTAGCGAGCACTGAGGCCAATCTGAAAGCTCAGGGTTTTCCTGATATCAGCGCACAGACATTGTTGCTAAAAGATAGCAGCGGTAGTAACAAGGTCGCTCGTTTCAAGCGGGTGAGCGAAATGGGTTATTACCCGGTGTTGTTCGTCGGCGATAACCTGAATGACTTTACCGGTGAGACTTATCACCAGGCTAACGCGCAGCGTAAGGGGTTTGTGGCGGAGAATCACCAGAAATTCGGTACGCAGTTTATTATTCTACCCAATCCCTCTTATGGTGATTGGGAGGGGGGAATGGCACCGGGTTATTGGCAACAGTCTGCCGCCGGGAAGTTGAAGATCCGTGATGCTAACCTGTCGGCTTGGCATCCGTCGGCACAGTAA
- the aphA gene encoding acid phosphatase AphA codes for MSISKKKSLLALVIATSSLFCSPTLFATEVASQPNLGATLTQLTQQYPIHWISIEQVAESLKGKAPISVGFDIDDTLLFSSPAFFYGKQKFSPDSNAFLKNQTFWDEVSSSGWDRFSIPKDSGRALMELHLKRGDHVYFITGRPMPSNGKEDLTQTLKDDFKIPDNQLNKVIFAGTKPDAKVEYMQKHHITMFYGDSDNDILDARKAGAEGIRVLRPLNSTNKPMPKNGVFGEKVIINSQY; via the coding sequence ATGTCTATAAGCAAAAAAAAATCGTTGTTAGCCTTGGTTATCGCTACATCTAGCCTCTTTTGCTCGCCGACGCTTTTCGCTACCGAGGTCGCTAGCCAGCCCAATCTAGGGGCTACATTGACGCAGTTGACACAGCAATACCCTATTCATTGGATCTCTATTGAGCAAGTTGCCGAGAGCCTGAAGGGTAAGGCACCGATTAGTGTCGGGTTTGATATTGATGATACGTTACTTTTCTCTAGCCCGGCATTTTTCTATGGTAAGCAAAAATTCTCTCCGGATAGCAATGCCTTTTTGAAGAATCAAACGTTCTGGGATGAGGTAAGCAGTAGCGGTTGGGATCGCTTCTCTATTCCGAAAGATTCAGGTCGTGCATTGATGGAGTTGCATTTAAAACGTGGCGATCATGTTTATTTTATTACGGGTCGGCCGATGCCCTCTAATGGGAAAGAAGATTTAACGCAAACGCTGAAAGATGACTTTAAGATTCCGGATAATCAGCTGAATAAGGTTATTTTCGCCGGGACGAAGCCCGATGCGAAGGTTGAATATATGCAGAAACATCATATCACTATGTTCTATGGTGATTCTGATAACGATATCCTTGATGCGCGAAAAGCGGGGGCCGAAGGTATCCGTGTATTACGTCCATTGAACTCCACTAATAAGCCGATGCCGAAAAATGGTGTATTTGGTGAAAAAGTAATCATTAACTCCCAATACTGA
- a CDS encoding porin, whose protein sequence is MMNKIRSLMVLSTISCMGMLPLISQAAEIYNKDGNRVYLDGSFKVRHYFSSDNHIAGDQSKVKFTLRGETKINDLMIGYARWEYNVKLNQSESTYRNRNTTRIGYAGVGFGQYGSFDYGRNYGILNDINGWTGAPVPVFGGLSYDGIDNFMTYRTNNVATYRNRNIFNLVEGLDFALQVQGKNDGWNDPENQIGPLSNNPRGVAHQNGNGVGTSLVYHFTNGLSIGSSYANSARTLEQREDQLGKRATGWNVGAKYDNHNVYLAAIYGEVKNMHYIGKQDGFAPKARGYELLAQYQFDCGLKPSIAYLNGTAKDLKGDAGSNQTYVKYLDLATTYAFNRNLALILEYKINLLDNNTFTRNNHISTDDIFVTMLNYRF, encoded by the coding sequence ATGATGAATAAGATCCGCTCGCTTATGGTATTATCAACCATAAGCTGCATGGGTATGTTACCGCTCATTTCACAGGCTGCTGAAATTTATAACAAGGATGGCAACCGGGTTTATTTAGATGGTTCATTTAAGGTCCGTCACTATTTCTCATCTGATAATCATATCGCGGGCGATCAATCTAAAGTTAAATTTACTCTACGCGGTGAAACCAAAATTAACGACTTGATGATTGGTTATGCCCGTTGGGAATATAACGTTAAATTAAATCAATCAGAAAGCACCTACCGTAATAGAAACACCACTCGTATCGGCTATGCCGGCGTCGGCTTCGGACAATACGGAAGTTTTGATTATGGTCGAAACTACGGCATCCTCAACGATATTAATGGCTGGACTGGTGCCCCAGTACCTGTCTTCGGTGGACTATCCTATGATGGTATCGATAACTTTATGACTTATCGTACCAACAACGTCGCCACCTACCGCAACCGTAATATTTTTAATCTCGTCGAGGGATTAGACTTCGCCCTACAAGTCCAAGGTAAAAACGATGGCTGGAACGATCCGGAAAATCAGATTGGGCCATTGAGCAATAACCCTCGCGGCGTGGCTCACCAGAATGGTAATGGCGTCGGGACCTCCTTAGTCTATCACTTCACTAATGGTCTCAGTATCGGTAGCTCATACGCCAATTCAGCCCGAACGCTGGAGCAGCGTGAAGATCAGTTAGGTAAGCGCGCCACGGGATGGAACGTCGGTGCCAAATATGACAACCATAATGTGTATCTGGCTGCTATCTATGGCGAAGTCAAAAATATGCACTACATCGGTAAACAGGATGGCTTCGCTCCCAAGGCGCGTGGTTATGAGCTGTTAGCACAATACCAGTTCGACTGCGGCCTGAAACCCTCCATCGCTTACCTAAACGGGACGGCCAAGGATCTGAAGGGCGACGCAGGCAGCAACCAAACCTACGTCAAATATCTCGACCTAGCGACGACCTATGCCTTCAATAGAAATCTAGCGTTAATCCTCGAATATAAGATTAACCTATTGGATAACAACACATTCACCCGCAACAATCACATCAGTACTGATGATATTTTTGTCACTATGCTGAACTATCGTTTCTAA
- the trmA gene encoding tRNA (uridine(54)-C5)-methyltransferase TrmA, whose amino-acid sequence MTPSMLPTEHYDEQLQEKIHRLAQMMQPFGAPAVQAFRSPASHYRMRAEFRIWHEGDDLYHIMFDAQTKRRIRVDQFPAASELINRLMPLLIDALRPNPTLRHKLFQIDYLSTRSNQAIISLLYHRPLDDAWRHAAQTLRNQLQAQGYDVQLIGRASKTKICLDRDWVDEVLPIAGRDMIYRQVENSFTQPNAAINIQMLEWALDATQDARGDLLELYCGNGNFSLALARNFRRVLATEIAKPSVAAAQYNIAANQIDNVQIIRMSAEEFTQAMQGVRAFNRLQGIDLHSYACNTIFVDPPRSGLDAETLNMVQGYPQILYISCNPETLCANLQTLSQSHRMTRLALFDQFPYTHHMECGVLLERR is encoded by the coding sequence ATGACACCAAGCATGCTGCCAACCGAACACTATGATGAACAGCTCCAGGAAAAGATCCACCGTTTGGCGCAGATGATGCAGCCCTTCGGCGCCCCCGCCGTTCAGGCTTTTCGCTCCCCGGCTAGCCACTACCGGATGCGTGCAGAATTCCGTATCTGGCATGAGGGTGACGATCTATACCACATCATGTTTGACGCTCAGACTAAACGACGTATCCGCGTCGATCAGTTCCCTGCGGCTAGCGAGCTAATCAACCGACTGATGCCCTTGCTGATCGATGCCCTACGCCCTAATCCGACGTTGCGCCACAAGTTGTTCCAGATCGATTATCTCTCGACGCGTAGCAATCAAGCCATCATCTCGCTGCTCTACCATCGCCCGCTGGATGACGCCTGGCGCCACGCTGCACAGACGCTACGTAACCAGCTACAAGCTCAAGGGTATGATGTTCAACTGATCGGACGCGCCAGTAAAACCAAAATCTGTCTCGATCGAGATTGGGTCGATGAGGTCCTGCCGATCGCTGGACGCGACATGATCTACCGTCAGGTGGAGAATAGCTTCACCCAGCCCAACGCGGCGATCAACATCCAGATGTTAGAGTGGGCGCTGGATGCAACCCAGGATGCGCGTGGCGACTTACTGGAGCTGTATTGTGGTAATGGTAATTTCTCCCTGGCGCTGGCACGTAACTTCCGCCGCGTCCTCGCCACGGAGATCGCCAAGCCCTCTGTGGCCGCCGCACAATACAACATTGCCGCCAATCAGATAGACAACGTTCAGATCATTCGTATGTCGGCCGAAGAGTTTACCCAGGCAATGCAAGGCGTTCGTGCCTTCAACCGGTTGCAAGGTATCGATCTACACAGCTATGCCTGCAATACCATCTTCGTCGACCCGCCACGTAGCGGCCTAGACGCAGAGACGCTCAACATGGTGCAAGGCTATCCTCAGATCTTATACATCTCCTGTAATCCTGAGACATTGTGCGCCAATCTCCAGACTCTCAGTCAGAGCCATCGCATGACACGCCTGGCACTGTTTGACCAGTTTCCCTATACCCACCACATGGAGTGCGGCGTACTGCTTGAGCGCCGTTAA
- a CDS encoding YijD family membrane protein — MSKRRLDIGTLILSTVAGLSISGSFSALFSSVVPFSIFPLLALVLSAYCLHQRYLNVAMPEGMPMLSSSCFLLGLLFYSTLIRVEYPAIGSNFLPSLLCVVLVLWIGVRIKKQRDRIVQERDDEDDDDKGL; from the coding sequence ATGAGTAAACGTCGTCTTGATATAGGAACGCTGATCCTGTCTACCGTGGCAGGCTTATCCATTAGCGGCTCATTCTCTGCGCTGTTTAGCAGCGTGGTGCCTTTTTCTATTTTTCCACTGTTGGCCTTGGTGCTCTCCGCCTATTGCCTGCACCAACGTTATCTCAACGTTGCCATGCCGGAAGGCATGCCGATGCTCTCCTCGTCTTGCTTCTTACTCGGTCTGCTGTTTTATAGCACCTTGATTCGTGTCGAGTATCCGGCTATCGGTTCCAATTTTCTCCCCTCCTTGCTGTGCGTGGTGCTGGTGTTGTGGATCGGCGTACGCATCAAGAAACAGCGCGATCGTATCGTGCAGGAGCGGGATGATGAGGATGATGACGATAAAGGTCTCTGA
- the fabR gene encoding HTH-type transcriptional repressor FabR, with protein MGVRAQQKERTRRSLIEAAFNQLSAERSFASLSLREVSREAGIAPTSFYRHFRDVDELGLTMVDESGLMLRQLMRQARQRIAKGGSVIRTSVATFMEFIGNNPNAFRLLLRERSGTSAAFRAAVQREIQHFIAELADYLEIENHMPRSFTEAQAEAMVTIVFSAGAEALDIDNEQRRQLEERLVLQLRMISKGVYYWYRREQEKAHLAQLQLAEGAEGSIHHHKS; from the coding sequence ATGGGCGTTAGGGCACAACAAAAAGAACGGACCCGCCGTTCCCTCATCGAGGCGGCATTTAATCAGCTTAGTGCCGAGCGCAGTTTCGCGAGTCTGAGCCTGCGAGAAGTGTCACGTGAGGCGGGGATCGCGCCGACCTCATTTTACCGTCATTTCCGCGATGTGGATGAGTTGGGTTTGACCATGGTGGATGAGAGCGGCTTGATGTTGCGCCAGTTGATGCGCCAGGCACGTCAGCGAATCGCCAAGGGCGGCAGTGTGATCCGCACCTCGGTTGCGACCTTCATGGAGTTTATCGGCAATAATCCGAATGCGTTTCGTCTCTTGTTACGTGAGCGCTCAGGGACCTCTGCTGCATTTCGTGCGGCGGTTCAACGTGAAATTCAGCATTTTATTGCGGAACTTGCCGATTATCTGGAAATCGAAAACCACATGCCGCGCAGTTTTACCGAAGCACAGGCCGAGGCAATGGTTACCATTGTGTTTAGCGCGGGTGCTGAGGCGTTAGATATCGATAACGAGCAACGACGCCAGCTAGAAGAGCGCCTAGTGCTACAGCTGCGGATGATTTCTAAAGGGGTGTACTACTGGTATCGTCGTGAGCAGGAAAAGGCACATCTGGCGCAGCTACAGCTCGCCGAAGGTGCCGAAGGTAGCATTCACCATCATAAGTCATAG